Proteins found in one Syngnathus acus chromosome 9, fSynAcu1.2, whole genome shotgun sequence genomic segment:
- the zfand5a gene encoding AN1-type zinc finger protein 5a, with protein MAQETNQSPVPMLCATGCGFYGNPRTNGMCSVCYKEHLTRQQSSDRMSPLSPMGSTSSPTSEASAIQRLEASLAKVDACSAPSPDMSRTVQGSLPVTQQMTEMSISREDKPESLEPVVKQPAASSPTLPIASSSSDDSKDDSSKPKKNRCFMCRKRVGLTGFDCRCGNLFCGIHRYSDKHNCPYDYRAEAAAKIRKENPVVVADKIQRI; from the exons ATGGCCCAAGAGACAAACCAGAGTCCGGTGCCCATGCTATGTGCCACTGGCTGTGGTTTCTATGGCAACCCCAGAACCAATGGCATGTGCTCTGTATGCTACAAGGAACATCTGACAAGGCAGCAGAGCAGCGATCGGATGAGCCCCCTCAGCCCTATGG GCTCAACGTCTAGTCCTACCTCAGAGGCATCTGCTATCCAGAGACTAGAAGCCAGCCTAGCCAAGGTTGACGCCTGCTCCGCCCCCTCGCCAGACATGTCTAG AACTGTTCAAGGATCTCTTCCTGTGACTCAACAAATGACAGAGATGAGCATCTCGAGAGAGGACAAGCCTGAATCACTAGAACctg TTGTAAAGCAGCCAGCTGCCTCTAGCCCAACTCTTCCAATAGCTTCTTCGAGCAGTGACGATAGCAAGGATGACTCGTCCAAGCCGAAGAAGAACCGATGCTTCATGTGCCGCAAGAGGGTGGGCCTTACAG GATTTGACTGTCGCTGCGGAAACCTCTTCTGCGGTATCCACCGGTATTCTGACAAGCACAACTGCCCCTACGACTACAGGGCCGAGGCGGCCGCCAAGATCCGTAAAGAAAACCCCGTGGTGGTGGCTGACAAGATCCAGAGAATATAG
- the tmc1 gene encoding transmembrane channel-like protein 1, producing the protein MPRNKLITTEDDSDEDQICTIPEEYERKKIAKKKQDSKREGKKGNRKKKKHAAETQEELMDRPERKEKGMRRKGNNGKNNTAKEIEREDKKKMAREKNLKNKQREKVPMESGAEDENFKRKHKHDSAPNEERKENVCKREKEKKQEVKMKKHTKVIETSSEQETSEEEDKEEEDSNDEELRPESLTAEELQELKEEVDERKKLIQSLRGKPWSMRKKLLTLRESQEFVENYEGALGKGKGRRLYAYKVMMTKKWMKFQRDFENFRTACIPWEMKIKEIESHFGSSVASYFIFLRWMYGINMILFGLTFGLVMVPEALMGRPYGSISRKTVPRAEEGSAMDFAVLWDFGGYAQYSVLFYGYYNDQRAIGWLKFRMPLSYFLVGVGTVAYSYMVVIRTMARNSNETGVGDDNSFNFSWKMFTSWDYLIGNAETADNKFASITTSFKEAILEEQESHKDDNIHLTRFLRVLANFLVLCCLAGSGYLIYFVVRRSQKFALDGLENHSWWERNEVNMVMSLLGMFCPMLFDIISTLENYHPRVALQWQLGRIFALFLGNLYTFIIALMDEINLKREEEKIVKFNITQWEASFYNVTGNSTAPPAVHPADVPRGPCWETMVGQEFVRLIISDTMTTYATLLIGDFLRAVLVRFLNHCWCWDLEAGFPSYSEFDVSGNVLGLIFNQGMIWMGAFYAPCLPALNVLRLHVSMYLQCWAVMCCNVPQERVFKASRSNNFYMAMLLVILFLSTLPAMYTIVTIPPSFDCGPFSGKNRMFDVIHETLESDFPAWFGKVFNYASNPGLILPFMLLMVLAIYYLQSTSKSYKEANIELKKKLQTQNEENKRKNKQAALKAAMDLEEARRAASEVAEKQKNNKALQQDHENGKEHRCRAQKSHHGKSGHKSPTGRDQEHTTTRTPASGSHRRSNNEASRYLPGFPQQSDLKIHRGPRLQRH; encoded by the exons ATGCCTCGTAACAAACTGATCACTACCGAGGATGACA GCGATGAAGACCAAATTTGCACTATACCAGAAGAATATGAGCGAAAGAAAATAGCCAAAAAGAAGCAGGATAGTAAAAGAGAGGGAAAGAAGGGAAAtcgaaagaagaaaaaacatgcaGCCGAGACTCAAGAGGAGTTGATGGACAGACcagagaggaaagaaaaaggcaTGAGGAGGAAAGGAAACAATGGTAAAAATAATACCGCAAAGGAGATTGAgagggaagacaaaaaaaagatggcaagGGAGAAGAaccttaaaaataaacaaagagaAAAGGTGCCGATGGAGAGCGGAGCTGAGGATGAAAATTTCAAGAGGAAACACAAACACGACAGTGCCCCgaatgaagaaagaaaagagaatgtTTGTAAACgtgagaaggagaagaaacaggaagtaaagatgaaaaagcacacaaaagtAATTGAAACAAG TTCAGAGCAGGAGACAAGTGAAGAAGAGgacaaggaggaagaggacagCAATGACGAAGAGTTGAGGCCAGAGTCTCTGACTGCTGAGGAGCTCCAGGAGCTAAAAGAGGAAGTGGACGAGAGGAAGAAATTGATCCAGAGTCTCAGAGGAAAGCCATGGTCGATGAGAAAGAAGCTGTTAACCTTACG GGAGTCTCAGGAGTTTGTGGAGAACTACGAGGGGGCTTTGGGCAAAGGGAAAGGTAGAAGGCTCTACGCATACAAGGTCATGATGACTAAG AAATGGATGAAGTTTCAACGAGATTTTGAAAACTTCAGAACTGCTTGCATCCCATGGGAGATGAAAATCAAAGAGATTGAAA GTCACTTTGGCTCTTCTGTTGCTTCTTACTTCATCTTCCTGAGGTGGATGTATGGTATCAACATGATCTTGTTTGGGCTCACTTTTGGCTTGGTCATGGTGCCAGAG GCATTAATGGGGCGGCCCTACGGGAGCATCTCGAGAAAGACTGTGCCGAGGGCTGAGGAAGGGAGCGCCATGGACTTTGCTGTCTTGTGGGACTTCGGG GGTTACGCCCAGTACTCTGTCCTCTTCTACGGTTATTACAATGACCAGCGTGCCATTGGCTGGCTCAAGTTTCGCATGCCTTTGTCGTATTTCCTGGTTGGAGTAGGAACGGTGGCCTACAGCTACATGGTGGTCATTCGAAC GATGGCCCGTAATTCAAATGAGACTGGTGTCGGAGATGATAACAGCTTTAATTTCAGCTGGAAAATGTTCACAAGCTGGGACTACCTGATAGGGAACGCTGAAACAGCAGATAATAAATTTGCCTCAATCACCACCAGCTTCAAG GAAGCCATCTTAGAAGAGCAAGAGAGCCATAAGGATGACAACATCCATCTGACCCGCTTCCTGCGAGTGCTGGCCAATTTCCTGGTGTTGTGCTGCCTTGCAGGAAGTGGATACCTCATTTACTTTGTTGTGCGGCGATCTCAGAAGTTTGCTCTGGACGGACTAGAAAACCATTCTTGGTGGGAAAGGAATGAG gtAAATATGGTTATGTCATTACTGGGGATGTTTTGTCCCATGCTGTTTGACATCATTAGCACCCTGGAGAACTACCACCCCCGAGTCGCCCTGCAGTGGCAGCTGGGCCGCATCTTTGCCCTCTTCTTGGGGAACCTCTACACATTCATCATTGCACTCATGGATGAGATCAACCTGAAA agggaagaggaaaaaatagTCAAGTTTAATATAACACAGTGGGAAGCAAGTTTTTACAACGTCACAGGAAATAGCACAGCGCCACCTGCTGTTCATCCTGCTGATGTGCCCCGTGGGCCCTGCTGGGAGACCATGGTAGGGCAG GAGTTTGTGCGGCTCATCATATCTGACACCATGACAACCTACGCCACACTGCTCATTGGTGATTTTCTTAGAGCTGTGCTTGTTCGTTTTCTCAACCACTGCTGGTGCTGGGACTTGGAGGCCGGATTT CCGTCATACTCTGAGTTTGATGTTAGCGGGAATGTGCTCGGCTTGATCTTCAATCAAGGAATGATCTG GATGGGTGCCTTTTATgctccctgcctgcctgccctaAACGTCCTCCGCCTCCACGTGTCCATGTACCTTCAGTGCTGGGCCGTCATGTGCTGTAATGTGCCGCAGGAAAGAGTCTTCAAGGCCTCTCGCTCCAACAACTTCTACATGGCCATGTTACTggtcatcctcttcctctccaccCTACCTGCAATGTACACCATTGTCACAATCCCTCCGTCTTTTGATTGCGGACCATTCAG TGGGAAGAATCGTATGTTTGATGTAATCCATGAGACTTTGGAGTCAGACTTCCCAGCCTGGTTTGGAAAAGTGTTCAACTATGCCTCAAATCCTGGACTGATCCTACCCTTCATGTTGTTGATGGT GCTGGCAATTTATTACCTGCAGTCCACATCCAAAAGCTACAAAGAAGCAAATAttgaactgaagaaaaaacTACAGACg caaaatgaagaaaacaagCGAAAGAACAAGCAAGCTGCGTTGAAAGCTGCAATGGATTTGGAAGAGGCCAGAAGAGCTGCATCCGAGgttgcagaaaaacaaaagaacaacaaagcTTTGCAGCAAGACCATGAAA ATGGGAAAGAACACCGTTGTAGAGCTCAGAAATCACATCATGGCAAAAGTGGACATAAATCTCCCACAGGCAGAGACCAAGAACATACAACGACCAGAACTCCTGCCTCTGGAAGTCATCGCCGTAGCAACAATGAAGCTTCTCGGTACCTGCCTGGTTTCCCTCAACAAAGTGATCTGAAGATACACAGGGGGCCAAGGTTGCAGCGACACTGA